The following are encoded together in the Capsicum annuum cultivar UCD-10X-F1 unplaced genomic scaffold, UCD10Xv1.1 ctg48883, whole genome shotgun sequence genome:
- the LOC124892616 gene encoding uncharacterized protein LOC124892616 produces MSSIVGDYCDYNIGDYDCSEGFYGYKVEGDCGSYENSHDKNLGRFESYDFEEENKVNEVPSTYGELGDNVGPCDGSYDDVGACEESYNSHSEPRFGVRYNPFVRKAYESYDESARGECEDSYSPPCSTFYQGQYSVNGYTSSGGGCPTKRRGYESPKPRGTRVPYNTAPRRSVHSEKVTICGIPGCLVVLNGRYYRNYILPSMVDYLGLFCEPLLVPYFLDGFKVTERVKVILSQFEYHEEVWCDILPLTYGHVCLGADWFAQHRVPNV; encoded by the coding sequence atgtcttcgatagtcggggattattgtgactacaacattgGAGACTacgattgtagtgaggggttttatggctacaaagttgagggagattgcggaagttatgaaaatagccatgataaaaacttgggcagatttgagagttacgattttgaggaagaaaataaggtgaatgaagtgcctagtacTTATGGGGAACTTGGAGATAATGTAGGACCttgtgatggatcttatgatgacgttggggcatgtgaggagtcttacaattctcactccgaacctagatttggtgttaggtataaccctttcgttcgcaaagcttatgagagctatgatgagagtgcaCGTggggagtgtgaagattcatattctccaccttgtagtactttttatcaaggtcaatatagtgtgaatggttatactagctctggTGGAGGTTGTCCAACGAAAAGAAGAGGGTATGAATCTCCAAAACCGAGGGGTACTCGTGTGCCTTACAATACTGCtccgagaaggagtgtacactccgaaaaagtgaccatttgtgggataccgggctgcctcgtTGTGTTAAATGGTAGGTACTATAGGaactacatccttccatccatggttgactacttggggttgttttgcgagcctttacttgttccatacttcttggacggatttaaggttaccgagagggtcaaaGTCATCTtgtcccaatttgaataccatgaagaggtgtggtgcgatattcttcccttgacatacggtcatgtatgcttaggtgctgattggtttgcacaacatagagttccaaatgtgtaa